A region from the Antennarius striatus isolate MH-2024 chromosome 24, ASM4005453v1, whole genome shotgun sequence genome encodes:
- the LOC137591655 gene encoding gamma-aminobutyric acid receptor subunit gamma-3-like, whose translation MDMEYQIDIIFAQTWVDTRLRYNSSSSMPTLTLNSNMVGLIWLPDTIFRNSKNADSHWITTPNQLLRIRNNGTILYTLRMTINAECQLQLHNFPMDEHSCPLVFSSYGYPRDEILYKWAHNSVATSDQKYWRLYQFDFMGLRNTTDVLTTTAGDYVLMTVYFDLSRRMGYFTIQTYIPCILTVVLSWVSFWIKSDATPARTALGITTVLTMTTLSTVARNSLPRVSYVTAMDLFVTVCFLFVVAAMIEYAMLNYCSYSVRRPPPKPQRMAYTSFNMTHAPRPMMPMGNSLFWHDYEDNCLYECLDGKDCTSFFCCYEECKEGGWKKGRIHVNIRELDSYSRVFFPTSFLLFNIVYWVSYLYL comes from the exons gagTACCAGATCGATATTATCTTCGCCCAGACTTGGGTGGACACCCGTCTGCGgtacaacagcagcagcagcatgccAACGCTAACCCTCAATAG CAATATGGTCGGCTTAATCTGGCTGCCAGACACGATCTTTAGGAACTCCAAGAATGCTGACTCTCACTGGATAACGACGCCCAATCAGCTGCTCCGGATCAGGAACAACGGAACCATACTTTACAcactgag GATGACCATCAACGCTGAATGCCAGCTGCAACTCCATAATTTCCCGATGGACGAGCACTCCTGTCCCCTCGTCTTCTCCAGCT ACGGCTACCCGAGGGATGAGATTCTGTACAAGTGGGCTCACAACTCTGTGGCCACTTCGGACCAGAAGTACTGGAGGCTTTACCAGTTTGATTTCATGGGCCTGAGAAACACCACAGACGTCCTCACCACGACGGCAG GCGACTACGTGTTGATGACGGTGTACTTTGACCTCAGCAGACGGATGGGCTACTTCACCATCCAGACCTACATCCCCTGTATCCTGACCGTGGTCCTCTCCTGGGTCTCCTTCTGGATCAAAAGCGACGCCACTCCGGCGAGGACCGCCTTAG GTATCACCACAGTGTTGACCATGACCACCCTGAGCACAGTGGCCAGAAACTCTCTACCCAGAGTCTCCTACGTGACGGCGATGGACTTGTTTGTCaccgtctgcttcctgttcgTCGTCGCCGCCATGATCGAGTACGCCATGCTCAACTACTGCTCGTACAGCGTACGCAGACCCCCTCCCAAGCCGCAGAGAATG GCCTACACATCCTTCAACATGACCCACGCCCCGCGGCCCATGATGCCGATGGGCAACTCCCTGTTCTGGCACGACTACGAAGACAACTGCCTGTACGAGTGCCTGGACGGAAAAGACTGCAccagcttcttctgctgctaCGAGGAGTGCAAAGAAGGCGGCTGGAAGAAAGGACGGATTCACGTCAACATCCGTGAGCTGGATTCCTACTCgcgggtttttttccccacctccTTTTTGCTGTTCAACATAGTCTACTGGGTCagctacctctacctctag